A segment of the Mesotoga infera genome:
ATCCATCCAAATACTCGCACAAGGAAATTCGTCCAGAAAGGGACTATTACAAGGGTTAGGAAGATATTGCTTCTCTTCGAGGTAGCTATGAAATAGGCAGTCGGCAGACCAATTCCCAGGCATATTACTGTCGAAACAAGAGAGATCCACACAGTCTTCCAAAGTATCTGCCAGTATCCAGCATTGCCGAGCATTCTGGTGTATGCAGCGAGTGTTAAGGGAAGTTCTACTCCTCCGTATGTTCCTGAAGTAAGAAAGCTGTACAGAATGATTATCAAATATGGAATCAAAAAGAAAACGGTAAGCCATAGGACCCCGGGCAATGACACCAGAAATCCAATCAGATTCCGCTTACTCTTCAAGAGGAACACCGCCCATCTCTCTCAAAACATAACTGTCATCCGCAAACCACCAGACATAAACATTGTCTTTCCAGGAAATAATCACTTCGTCGAGTAAATATCTGACGTGCTGTTTGAATGCCTTCATGTGGGATTGACCGATAGCTACTGTGTATTTTGTTTGACTTCCAAGATAAATCGTTTCGTCAACTACTCCCTTCAGAACATTTAGCTTCACACCTTCGGGAACGATTGGTTTTTCCCTAGTTATCTTTACCTTTTCAGGTCTCAAAGAGACTTGAATTTCCTGGCCTTCGCTTACGTCCATGTCCTTGTAGAACCAGATTTTTCCAAATCTTCCCGTGTCCAGAAGAAAATATTCATTTTCGACTCTATCTACTTTTCCCGTGAAGAAATTGGTTTCTCCGATGAAATTGGCCACAAAGGCGTTTACGGGACTTTCGTAAACTTCGAAAGGAGTTCCAAGCTGGATCACTTCCCCCTCGTTCATAACGGCCACGTGATCGGAAATCGACATAGCTTCGCTTTGATCGTGAGTAACGTAAATGAAAGTAATCCCAACTTCATCGTGGATAGTATCAAGCTCGACCAGCATGTGTTGCCTGAGTTTCGCATCTAAAGCTGCAAGGGGTTCATCCAGCAGCAAGACGGTGGGTCTTCCTACAAGAGCTCTGGCAATTGCTACGCGTTGCTTTTGCCCTCCTGAA
Coding sequences within it:
- a CDS encoding ABC transporter ATP-binding protein, with the protein product MKEHSVVLSNVTKIFDDSFTAVDNVSLNIEQGEFFSLLGPSGCGKTTILRMIAGFEDPSSGNITLGGKNIIGTPPNEREVNTVFQNYALFPHLNVFENIAFSLRLRREPENQVKRKVMEMIDLTRLSGHVEKMPSQLSGGQKQRVAIARALVGRPTVLLLDEPLAALDAKLRQHMLVELDTIHDEVGITFIYVTHDQSEAMSISDHVAVMNEGEVIQLGTPFEVYESPVNAFVANFIGETNFFTGKVDRVENEYFLLDTGRFGKIWFYKDMDVSEGQEIQVSLRPEKVKITREKPIVPEGVKLNVLKGVVDETIYLGSQTKYTVAIGQSHMKAFKQHVRYLLDEVIISWKDNVYVWWFADDSYVLREMGGVPLEE